Proteins from a genomic interval of Bacillota bacterium:
- a CDS encoding respiratory nitrate reductase subunit gamma yields MSIVQWLCYVSLLVLVVGLAARTLRYARAPMHLRWELYPVPHEVGKPYGGSYFEEPDWWTHPRKTSFVGELRVMLSEIFLHAGLWHHNRKMWVVSYPFHLGIYLVAIFLVLLLAGGAVQAAGGQVTADSGGVLTALYYLSLAAGPAGMVMVIVGGLGVLARRLGDPTLRSYSAPADYFNVSLILALALTWFLTWLFVDRSFALARAFVRDLLIFAPVARAHPAVLVEMSLLSVFLIYLPFTHMTHFIGKWFTYHLVRWDDRPNLGSGYEKSIADVLSRPLGWSAPHISNPQEKKTWAEVTGEVE; encoded by the coding sequence TTGTCTATTGTCCAGTGGTTGTGCTACGTCTCGCTCCTGGTCCTGGTGGTCGGTCTGGCGGCAAGGACGCTCAGGTATGCCCGGGCGCCCATGCACCTGCGCTGGGAGCTGTACCCGGTTCCCCACGAAGTGGGGAAGCCTTACGGAGGCTCCTACTTCGAGGAACCGGACTGGTGGACGCATCCTCGCAAGACGTCCTTTGTGGGTGAGCTCCGGGTCATGCTTTCGGAGATATTTCTACATGCGGGGCTATGGCACCACAATCGTAAGATGTGGGTCGTCTCCTATCCGTTCCACCTGGGCATCTACCTTGTGGCCATCTTCCTGGTCTTACTCCTGGCGGGAGGGGCCGTCCAGGCGGCAGGGGGGCAGGTGACCGCCGACTCGGGCGGAGTGCTCACTGCCCTCTACTATCTATCTCTCGCTGCGGGCCCGGCCGGCATGGTGATGGTCATTGTGGGCGGCCTGGGGGTGCTGGCCAGGCGGCTGGGCGACCCCACGTTGCGATCCTACAGCGCGCCTGCCGACTACTTTAACGTGAGCCTGATCCTGGCCCTGGCGCTGACCTGGTTTCTTACCTGGCTATTCGTGGACCGTTCCTTTGCCCTGGCCCGGGCGTTCGTCCGGGACCTGCTCATTTTTGCGCCGGTAGCACGTGCCCACCCGGCCGTCCTGGTGGAAATGTCCCTTCTGTCGGTGTTCCTGATATACCTGCCTTTCACCCACATGACCCACTTCATCGGAAAATGGTTCACCTACCACCTGGTGCGCTGGGACGACAGGCCCAACCTCGGTTCCGGTTACGAAAAGAGCATTGCTGACGTCCTGAGCAGGCCGTTGGGATGGTCCGCGCCCCACATAAGCAACCCGCAAGAGAAAAAGACCTGGGCGGAAGTCACCGGCGAGGTGGAATGA
- a CDS encoding (Fe-S)-binding protein, with the protein MPKPITLRDIGNTDGQLVRLDPAEFVPLPHPYDRPDAQPPLRSLTESQRQRLDDSLDGFTALRLPRPQSRQEEEKLVRSFLAGVRRLLSRDDNWTFLGPLMLRLDYCAKCQTCAEACPIFVASGRKEIYRPTFRSELLRRIIKKYVMPGGRIWGAFQGADIDLNWHTVARLGELAYRCTLCRRCAQVCPIGIGNALLTREIRKVFSQEMGLAPVELHKLGTVQQLKTGSSTGMTPAALLDSIELMEEEVEEKTGMKFDWPVDREGADLLLIHNAGEFLSWPENPEAFAIILEKAGISYTLSSELMGYDAVNYGVWYDDVQFARIARKHAEVARKLRVKKIVIGECGHAHKALTVVADRLLAGEMNIPRESCLTLLDHIVSSGRLKLDPRRNDFPVTLHDPCNIVRLMGIVEPQRRILRKIAPRFREMSPNGVQNYCCGGGSGFAIMDGVNFPDWRSGVAGRMKFKQILEAFAGELDPSIPKYVCAPCSNCKGQLRGLLDYFDATRKCGIYYGGLAELIVNAMTDFEKPFISFDADQL; encoded by the coding sequence ATGCCAAAACCCATCACCCTCCGCGATATCGGCAACACGGATGGCCAGCTTGTACGGCTTGATCCTGCAGAGTTCGTGCCCCTTCCCCATCCGTACGATAGGCCCGACGCTCAGCCACCCTTGCGGTCGCTGACCGAAAGCCAGAGGCAGAGGCTGGATGACTCCCTCGATGGCTTCACCGCCCTCCGCCTGCCGCGTCCCCAGAGCCGGCAGGAGGAGGAGAAACTGGTGCGCAGTTTTCTGGCAGGCGTCAGGAGGCTGCTTTCCCGGGACGACAACTGGACCTTCCTGGGCCCCCTCATGCTCAGGTTGGATTACTGCGCCAAATGCCAGACCTGTGCAGAGGCGTGTCCCATCTTCGTCGCCAGCGGGAGGAAGGAAATTTATCGTCCCACCTTCCGCTCCGAGCTGCTGAGAAGGATAATCAAGAAATACGTTATGCCGGGCGGGAGGATCTGGGGTGCCTTCCAGGGGGCAGACATCGATCTCAACTGGCATACCGTGGCGCGCCTGGGTGAACTGGCATACAGGTGCACGCTTTGCCGCAGGTGTGCTCAGGTTTGTCCCATCGGCATCGGAAACGCCCTGCTCACCAGGGAGATCCGCAAGGTGTTCAGCCAGGAGATGGGTTTGGCTCCCGTGGAACTGCACAAGCTGGGCACCGTGCAGCAACTGAAGACGGGGTCCAGCACCGGCATGACCCCCGCCGCCCTCCTGGACAGCATTGAGCTGATGGAGGAGGAGGTGGAGGAGAAGACGGGCATGAAGTTCGATTGGCCCGTCGACCGGGAGGGCGCGGACCTCCTGCTCATTCACAATGCCGGGGAGTTCCTGTCCTGGCCCGAGAATCCGGAGGCCTTTGCCATCATCCTGGAGAAGGCGGGGATCAGCTATACCCTGTCCAGCGAACTGATGGGCTATGACGCCGTCAACTACGGGGTATGGTACGACGATGTTCAGTTCGCCCGCATTGCCCGCAAGCATGCCGAGGTGGCCAGAAAGCTCAGGGTCAAGAAGATCGTGATCGGCGAGTGCGGCCACGCCCACAAGGCCCTCACGGTGGTGGCAGACCGCTTGCTGGCCGGGGAAATGAATATCCCCCGGGAGAGTTGCCTGACCCTGCTCGATCACATTGTGTCGAGCGGCAGGCTCAAGCTGGATCCCCGGCGCAACGATTTCCCGGTCACCCTGCACGACCCCTGCAACATTGTCAGGCTGATGGGGATAGTGGAGCCCCAGCGGAGGATACTGCGCAAGATCGCTCCCCGCTTCAGGGAGATGAGCCCCAACGGCGTCCAGAACTACTGCTGCGGTGGGGGGAGCGGCTTTGCCATCATGGACGGCGTGAACTTCCCCGACTGGCGCAGCGGGGTTGCCGGGAGGATGAAGTTCAAGCAGATACTGGAGGCGTTCGCCGGAGAGTTGGATCCTTCGATCCCGAAGTACGTTTGCGCCCCCTGTTCCAACTGCAAGGGCCAGTTGCGGGGCCTGCTCGATTACTTCGACGCCACCCGCAAGTGCGGCATCTATTACGGTGGTCTGGCAGAGTTGATCGTCAACGCCATGACCGACTTCGAGAAGCCGTTCATCAGCTTCGACGCCGACCAGCTGTAA
- a CDS encoding S8 family serine peptidase yields the protein MRRLALLLVSLACALVLAVPVAARGSLVPAAPIGDAAVPVQAPGAKVPGEEVPLPFLGDRDGNGLADDLDEHLKGVGAGEGVPVVVVLREAPEEGVMARVRETAGGFQVRMQWKHALNGFAAALTRGQIQALARNPVVARIDLDREVHALLDKATYWTGVRQAWADFGVTGDRDGNPASYSKNDVVIAILDTGIDATHVDLDGGKVIGWYDVINGLTSPYDDHGHGTHVASIAAGTGEGNSAYRGVAPGAALVGIKVLDANGSGTTSGVIAGIDWMIANKSTYGIRVGNMSLGSSGSSDGTDSLSLAVNNAVSNGIVMAVAAGNSGPATYTIGSPAAAADAITVGALYDPGEKGWVLAEFSSRGPTADGRTKPDICTPGRYITAAQANSGNGYVTYSGTSMATPFLAGVVALMLDANYGLTDAQVKEILYNGTNVKDFGPSGKDIDFGYGISLCYNAIKQAGGYSGTWSDGLSFGYASGYLSGRRDADWWQFDVTDASRPVGITLVIVDWAVNRDFDVYLYDPAGTLVASSTGTKRQEQILYQPATTGTYRIKVYSFLGSGSYWFNVSWK from the coding sequence ATGCGCAGGCTGGCGTTGTTGTTGGTGTCCCTGGCGTGTGCGCTCGTGCTGGCCGTGCCGGTGGCCGCCAGAGGGAGCCTGGTGCCGGCAGCACCGATTGGAGACGCGGCAGTCCCGGTCCAGGCGCCCGGGGCGAAGGTACCGGGAGAGGAGGTCCCGTTACCTTTTCTGGGTGACCGGGACGGGAACGGTCTGGCAGACGACCTCGATGAACACCTCAAGGGGGTCGGTGCCGGCGAAGGTGTCCCGGTGGTAGTGGTGCTCAGGGAGGCTCCGGAGGAAGGTGTGATGGCTCGGGTTAGGGAAACCGCCGGCGGGTTTCAGGTGAGGATGCAGTGGAAACATGCCCTCAACGGTTTTGCCGCTGCGCTGACCCGTGGCCAGATCCAGGCACTGGCTCGTAACCCGGTCGTGGCGCGTATCGACCTGGACCGTGAGGTCCACGCTTTGCTGGATAAAGCGACCTACTGGACGGGCGTCAGGCAGGCTTGGGCCGACTTCGGGGTGACTGGTGACCGGGATGGCAATCCGGCCTCGTACTCGAAGAACGACGTGGTGATCGCCATCCTCGACACCGGTATAGATGCCACCCACGTCGACCTGGACGGGGGCAAGGTCATTGGCTGGTACGACGTGATCAATGGCCTGACCAGCCCCTACGATGATCATGGCCACGGTACCCACGTGGCCAGCATCGCTGCGGGCACCGGCGAAGGCAACTCCGCGTACCGTGGTGTGGCACCGGGGGCTGCCCTGGTAGGCATCAAGGTGTTGGACGCCAACGGTAGTGGCACTACCAGCGGGGTCATCGCTGGCATCGACTGGATGATCGCCAACAAGAGCACGTACGGCATCCGCGTCGGTAACATGAGTCTGGGTTCCAGTGGGTCGTCCGATGGTACCGACTCACTGTCCCTGGCCGTCAACAACGCCGTGAGCAACGGTATCGTCATGGCGGTGGCGGCGGGGAATTCCGGGCCGGCCACGTACACCATCGGATCTCCTGCCGCCGCAGCGGATGCCATCACCGTTGGTGCGCTGTACGATCCCGGGGAGAAGGGGTGGGTGCTGGCTGAGTTCTCCAGCCGCGGCCCCACGGCGGATGGCCGCACGAAGCCCGACATCTGCACGCCCGGACGTTATATAACGGCTGCGCAGGCGAACTCCGGCAACGGTTACGTCACCTACAGCGGCACCTCCATGGCCACGCCCTTCCTGGCCGGCGTGGTGGCCTTGATGCTGGACGCCAACTACGGCCTCACGGACGCCCAGGTGAAGGAAATCCTGTACAACGGCACCAACGTTAAGGACTTCGGCCCTTCGGGCAAGGACATCGACTTCGGTTACGGCATCAGCCTCTGCTACAATGCGATCAAGCAGGCGGGCGGGTACTCGGGTACCTGGAGCGATGGCCTCAGCTTTGGTTACGCTTCCGGATATCTTTCCGGCAGGCGCGATGCTGACTGGTGGCAGTTCGACGTCACCGATGCCTCCCGGCCGGTCGGCATTACGCTGGTTATCGTCGACTGGGCGGTGAACAGAGACTTCGATGTCTACCTGTACGATCCCGCGGGAACTCTGGTGGCTTCTTCCACAGGCACCAAGCGGCAGGAGCAGATCCTTTACCAGCCCGCGACTACCGGGACTTACCGGATCAAGGTGTATTCCTTCCTGGGGTCGGGCAGTTACTGGTTCAACGTGAGCTGGAAATAG
- a CDS encoding class I SAM-dependent methyltransferase → MGERCRHTEELFDRWAASYGQSPGEEGLFTGYRHSLEQTAALACVTAGMKVLDIGIGTGALAERVAGEGVQVWGIDISSRMLERCRARHPAFHLQRGHFLDIPFADGFFDLVVSSFAFHHLMPGEYEKALAEALRVVIPGGRFVITDIMFASEEERENARRRLAAWWDGEEVYPLVPAVTAAAMRAGATRVESHRLGWLHWAVTGNKPETRRGDGGAPRPPRAVTVS, encoded by the coding sequence ATGGGCGAGCGATGCCGCCACACCGAAGAACTTTTCGACCGTTGGGCGGCCTCCTACGGGCAGTCGCCGGGCGAGGAGGGCCTGTTCACGGGCTACCGCCATTCGCTGGAACAGACGGCTGCCCTGGCATGTGTCACCGCCGGGATGAAGGTGCTCGACATCGGCATCGGCACCGGCGCCCTGGCCGAGAGAGTGGCTGGCGAAGGCGTGCAGGTCTGGGGCATCGACATCTCGTCCCGGATGCTAGAGCGCTGCCGGGCCCGGCACCCCGCATTTCATCTTCAGCGAGGCCATTTCCTGGATATACCCTTCGCCGACGGATTCTTCGACCTGGTGGTGTCATCCTTCGCCTTTCACCATCTCATGCCCGGGGAGTACGAGAAGGCATTGGCTGAAGCGCTCAGGGTGGTTATCCCCGGAGGGCGGTTTGTGATTACGGACATCATGTTCGCGAGCGAAGAGGAGCGCGAGAACGCGCGGCGCCGCCTGGCCGCTTGGTGGGACGGCGAAGAAGTCTATCCCCTGGTACCGGCGGTCACCGCGGCAGCAATGCGGGCAGGTGCCACCAGGGTGGAATCTCACCGGTTGGGCTGGCTTCACTGGGCCGTGACCGGCAACAAACCGGAGACGCGGAGAGGGGACGGAGGAGCACCCCGCCCCCCAAGGGCAGTAACTGTTTCTTGA